One Thalassospira marina DNA window includes the following coding sequences:
- a CDS encoding ABC transporter permease subunit, with protein MLGFLFRRLGDIVPTFFGVTLLVFFLIRLIPGDPILMMAGERGVDAARYAQLKAQYGFDQPVIVQYFQYLLGVFQGDLGKSFVTKKPVLEEFMTLFPATVELGVMGILFAIIVGLPLGVIAAVRRGGIFDYTTMTISLAGYSMPIFWWATMLIMFFSVSLGWTPVSGRLSVLYFIEPTTGFMLIDTLLSDEKGAFIDALQHLILPSIALGTIPMAVIARMTRSSMLEVLREDYIRVARAKGLSPAKVVIVHALRNALIPVVTVIGLQVSVLVAGAILTETIFSWPGIGKWIVEAVSRRDYPTIQGGILLIAIMIMLVNLLVDLTYSVINPRIRHTR; from the coding sequence ATGCTAGGATTCCTTTTCCGCAGACTGGGTGACATTGTGCCGACATTCTTCGGCGTTACCCTGCTGGTCTTCTTCCTGATCCGCCTCATTCCCGGCGACCCCATCCTGATGATGGCCGGTGAACGCGGTGTCGATGCGGCGCGTTACGCCCAGCTCAAGGCACAATACGGATTTGATCAGCCTGTCATCGTTCAGTACTTCCAGTACCTGCTGGGCGTATTCCAGGGCGACCTTGGCAAATCTTTTGTGACCAAAAAACCCGTCCTTGAAGAATTCATGACCCTGTTCCCGGCAACAGTTGAACTGGGCGTCATGGGCATTCTATTTGCCATTATTGTCGGCCTGCCGCTCGGTGTTATCGCCGCAGTGCGCCGCGGTGGCATTTTCGATTACACCACCATGACCATCTCGCTTGCCGGCTATTCGATGCCGATTTTCTGGTGGGCAACGATGCTGATCATGTTCTTTTCGGTATCTCTGGGCTGGACGCCGGTTTCAGGGCGGTTGTCGGTGCTTTACTTCATCGAACCCACAACCGGCTTCATGCTGATCGACACGCTGTTAAGCGACGAAAAAGGCGCCTTTATCGATGCCCTGCAGCATCTGATCCTGCCGTCCATCGCGCTGGGCACCATTCCGATGGCCGTGATTGCCCGTATGACCCGTTCGTCAATGCTTGAAGTGCTGCGTGAAGATTACATCCGCGTTGCCCGTGCCAAGGGCCTGAGCCCGGCCAAGGTCGTAATCGTGCATGCGCTGCGTAATGCCCTGATCCCGGTTGTTACCGTGATCGGCCTGCAGGTCAGCGTGCTGGTGGCCGGTGCAATCCTGACCGAAACGATCTTTTCCTGGCCGGGTATCGGCAAATGGATCGTCGAAGCTGTTAGCCGTCGCGACTATCCGACCATTCAGGGCGGAATTCTTCTGATCGCGATCATGATCATGCTGGTCAACCTGCTGGTCGATCTGACCTACAGCGTGATCAATCCCCGCATCCGTCATACGCGCTAA